From Cheilinus undulatus linkage group 18, ASM1832078v1, whole genome shotgun sequence, the proteins below share one genomic window:
- the LOC121526720 gene encoding delta-like protein 4 isoform X2 → MALWFNSILAIVMTLFTQVLGSGVFEVELHHFQNTKGLLANGLSCSASGCRTYFRICLKNFQTVVTPGKCLFGKVTTPVLGTNSFSMRQDARLRLPLNFTWPGAFSLVIEAWYSPTEERPGDSTNPEFLIDSFSITKKLGIGTEWSQEAKSGTQTELRYSYRFICNDNYYGDTCSKICAPRDDHFGHYTCKPDGQILCLPGWKGEYCQEPVCLEGCNEKNGNCSLPGECKCREGWQGLFCDVCKLHPSCKHGTCKEPWQCTCKEGWGGIFCDQDLNYCTHHKPCANGATCLNTGQGSYTCTCLPGFTGVNCDLEVRECDSQPCRNGGHCMESENGYRCVCIQGFEGNHCEHKMLTCADKPCFHDGKCKERDNGHSYFCECPAGYTGLNCEKKVDKCTSLQCANGGHCVTHGNLHLCSCRSGFTGLRCEININECARNPCANGSTCIDRINDYTCTCPPGFTGRHCDKPTDRCASTLCLNGGTCIATAKGPPSCLCPAPYSGPQCQSNNVPLPNTPSPNMGGESNDKLSLAAIILGVLLVAVLVLFCMMVMVIRHVKKQRQTERDSETMNNLSKSDFQKENLISTLELKNNNKKVDLEVDCPMEKMNHKHINHYHLDCKSTMGYKDEMSFLDKDDNCEKMLEEKRHLGKMYSEQPECRISTICSPRDSMYQSVYLLEEKNECIIATE, encoded by the exons ATGGCCCTTTGGTTCAACTCTATCCTCGCAATAGTTATGACATTATTCACTCAG GTTCTGGGATCAGGTGTATTCGAGGTAGAGCTCCATCACTTTCAGAATACTAAAGGTTTGCTGGCAAATGGACTCAGTTGCAGCGCGTCTGGCTGCAGAACTTATTTCAGGATTTGTTTGAAGAACTTCCAGACGGTGGTGACCCCTGGGAAGTGTTTATTTGGCAAAGTCACCACACCTGTTCTGGGCACAAACTCGTTCAGCATGCGGCAGGACGCCAGGCTGCGTCTGCCGCTCAACTTCACCTGGCCG GGTGCTTTCTCCTTAGTTATTGAAGCTTGGTATTCTCCAACAGAAGAGCGACCTGGAG ACTCCACCAACCCCGAATTCTTGATTGACTCTTTTTCCATCACAAAAAAATTGGGAATAGGGACAGAGTGGTCCCAGGAAGCAAAGAGCGGGACGCAGACGGAGCTAAGGTACTCATACCGCTTCATCTGCAACGACAATTACTATGGGGACACTTGTTCCAAAATATGCGCACCGAGAGACGACCATTTCGGGCACTACACCTGCAAGCCTGACGGGCAAATACTCTGTCTACCAGGATGGAAGGGAGAATACTGCCAAGAAC CTGTCTGTCTTGAAGGgtgcaatgaaaaaaatggaaactgcTCATTACCTGGAGAGTGCAA ATGCAGAGAGGGTTGGCAGGGCCTCTTTTGTGATGTGTGCAAACTCCATCCATCCTGCAAACATGGTACCTGTAAAGAGCCCTGGCAATGCACCTGCAAAGAGGGCTGGGGAGGCATCTTTTGTGATCAAG ATCTGAACTACTGTACCCACCACAAACCCTGTGCCAACGGGGCCACGTGCCTGAACACGGGCCAGGGCAGCTACACCTGCACCTGCCTGCCAGGCTTCACTGGGGTCAACTGTGACTTGGAGGTCAGGGAGTGTGACAGCCAGCCCTGTCGTAATGGAGGCCACTGCATG GAATCTGAGAATGGCTACAGGTGTGTTTGCATACAAGGGTTTGAAGGGAACCACTGTGAACACAAGATGCTGACCTGCGCAGATAAACCCTGCTTTCATGATGGCAAGTGCAAAGAGAGGGATAACGGACATAGCTACTTTTGCGAGTGTCCTGCAGGATATACTGGACTTAACTGTGAGAAGAAAGTGGATAAGTGTACCTCACTGCAATGTGCAAATG GTGGACATTGTGTGACCCACGGTAACCTCCATCTGTGCAGCTGCCGCTCTGGCTTCACAGGTCTGCGCTGCGAGATCAACATTAACGAGTGTGCCAGGAACCCATGTGCAAACGGCTCCACCTGCATAGACCGCATCAACGACTACACCTGCACCTGCCCTCCAGGGTTCACAGGCCGCCACTGTGACAAGCCAACAGACCGCTGTGCCTCCACGCTCTGCCTCAATGGTGGGACATGCATCGCTACAGCAAAAGGCCCACCCTCCTGCCTGTGCCCCGCTCCTTACAGCGGCCCCCAGTGCCAGTCCAACAACGTGCCTTTACCAAACACCCCCAGTCCCAACATGGGCGGAGAGTCCAATGATAAGTTGAGTCTGGCAGCCATCATTTTGGGAGTGCTTCTGGTGGCTGTTTTGGTGCTGTTTTGCATGATGGTGATGGTTATACGTCACGTGAAGAAGCAGAGGCAAACAGAGCGGGACTCAGAGACAATGAACAACCTCTCAAAGAGTGACTTTCAGAAAGAAAACCTCATCTCTACTTTAGAGCtcaagaacaacaacaaaaaggttGATTTGGAGGTGGATTGTCCTATGGAGAAGATGAATCACAAACACATAAACCACTATCATTTAGACTGTAAATCCACAATGGGGTACAAGGACGAAATGTCCTTTTTGGACAAAGATGACAACTGTGAAAAGATGTTAGAAGAAAAAAGGCATTTGGGTAAAATGTACAG TGAACAGCCTGAGTGCAGAATATCAACAATATGTTCTCCCAGAGATTCAATGTACCAGTCTGTCTACCTACTAGAGGAGAAAAATGAATGCATAATTGCAACAGAG TAA
- the LOC121526720 gene encoding delta-like protein 4 isoform X1, whose product MALWFNSILAIVMTLFTQVLGSGVFEVELHHFQNTKGLLANGLSCSASGCRTYFRICLKNFQTVVTPGKCLFGKVTTPVLGTNSFSMRQDARLRLPLNFTWPGAFSLVIEAWYSPTEERPGDSTNPEFLIDSFSITKKLGIGTEWSQEAKSGTQTELRYSYRFICNDNYYGDTCSKICAPRDDHFGHYTCKPDGQILCLPGWKGEYCQEPVCLEGCNEKNGNCSLPGECKCREGWQGLFCDVCKLHPSCKHGTCKEPWQCTCKEGWGGIFCDQDLNYCTHHKPCANGATCLNTGQGSYTCTCLPGFTGVNCDLEVRECDSQPCRNGGHCMESENGYRCVCIQGFEGNHCEHKMLTCADKPCFHDGKCKERDNGHSYFCECPAGYTGLNCEKKVDKCTSLQCANGGHCVTHGNLHLCSCRSGFTGLRCEININECARNPCANGSTCIDRINDYTCTCPPGFTGRHCDKPTDRCASTLCLNGGTCIATAKGPPSCLCPAPYSGPQCQSNNVPLPNTPSPNMGGESNDKLSLAAIILGVLLVAVLVLFCMMVMVIRHVKKQRQTERDSETMNNLSKSDFQKENLISTLELKNNNKKVDLEVDCPMEKMNHKHINHYHLDCKSTMGYKDEMSFLDKDDNCEKMLEEKRHLGKMYSEQPECRISTICSPRDSMYQSVYLLEEKNECIIATEV is encoded by the exons ATGGCCCTTTGGTTCAACTCTATCCTCGCAATAGTTATGACATTATTCACTCAG GTTCTGGGATCAGGTGTATTCGAGGTAGAGCTCCATCACTTTCAGAATACTAAAGGTTTGCTGGCAAATGGACTCAGTTGCAGCGCGTCTGGCTGCAGAACTTATTTCAGGATTTGTTTGAAGAACTTCCAGACGGTGGTGACCCCTGGGAAGTGTTTATTTGGCAAAGTCACCACACCTGTTCTGGGCACAAACTCGTTCAGCATGCGGCAGGACGCCAGGCTGCGTCTGCCGCTCAACTTCACCTGGCCG GGTGCTTTCTCCTTAGTTATTGAAGCTTGGTATTCTCCAACAGAAGAGCGACCTGGAG ACTCCACCAACCCCGAATTCTTGATTGACTCTTTTTCCATCACAAAAAAATTGGGAATAGGGACAGAGTGGTCCCAGGAAGCAAAGAGCGGGACGCAGACGGAGCTAAGGTACTCATACCGCTTCATCTGCAACGACAATTACTATGGGGACACTTGTTCCAAAATATGCGCACCGAGAGACGACCATTTCGGGCACTACACCTGCAAGCCTGACGGGCAAATACTCTGTCTACCAGGATGGAAGGGAGAATACTGCCAAGAAC CTGTCTGTCTTGAAGGgtgcaatgaaaaaaatggaaactgcTCATTACCTGGAGAGTGCAA ATGCAGAGAGGGTTGGCAGGGCCTCTTTTGTGATGTGTGCAAACTCCATCCATCCTGCAAACATGGTACCTGTAAAGAGCCCTGGCAATGCACCTGCAAAGAGGGCTGGGGAGGCATCTTTTGTGATCAAG ATCTGAACTACTGTACCCACCACAAACCCTGTGCCAACGGGGCCACGTGCCTGAACACGGGCCAGGGCAGCTACACCTGCACCTGCCTGCCAGGCTTCACTGGGGTCAACTGTGACTTGGAGGTCAGGGAGTGTGACAGCCAGCCCTGTCGTAATGGAGGCCACTGCATG GAATCTGAGAATGGCTACAGGTGTGTTTGCATACAAGGGTTTGAAGGGAACCACTGTGAACACAAGATGCTGACCTGCGCAGATAAACCCTGCTTTCATGATGGCAAGTGCAAAGAGAGGGATAACGGACATAGCTACTTTTGCGAGTGTCCTGCAGGATATACTGGACTTAACTGTGAGAAGAAAGTGGATAAGTGTACCTCACTGCAATGTGCAAATG GTGGACATTGTGTGACCCACGGTAACCTCCATCTGTGCAGCTGCCGCTCTGGCTTCACAGGTCTGCGCTGCGAGATCAACATTAACGAGTGTGCCAGGAACCCATGTGCAAACGGCTCCACCTGCATAGACCGCATCAACGACTACACCTGCACCTGCCCTCCAGGGTTCACAGGCCGCCACTGTGACAAGCCAACAGACCGCTGTGCCTCCACGCTCTGCCTCAATGGTGGGACATGCATCGCTACAGCAAAAGGCCCACCCTCCTGCCTGTGCCCCGCTCCTTACAGCGGCCCCCAGTGCCAGTCCAACAACGTGCCTTTACCAAACACCCCCAGTCCCAACATGGGCGGAGAGTCCAATGATAAGTTGAGTCTGGCAGCCATCATTTTGGGAGTGCTTCTGGTGGCTGTTTTGGTGCTGTTTTGCATGATGGTGATGGTTATACGTCACGTGAAGAAGCAGAGGCAAACAGAGCGGGACTCAGAGACAATGAACAACCTCTCAAAGAGTGACTTTCAGAAAGAAAACCTCATCTCTACTTTAGAGCtcaagaacaacaacaaaaaggttGATTTGGAGGTGGATTGTCCTATGGAGAAGATGAATCACAAACACATAAACCACTATCATTTAGACTGTAAATCCACAATGGGGTACAAGGACGAAATGTCCTTTTTGGACAAAGATGACAACTGTGAAAAGATGTTAGAAGAAAAAAGGCATTTGGGTAAAATGTACAG TGAACAGCCTGAGTGCAGAATATCAACAATATGTTCTCCCAGAGATTCAATGTACCAGTCTGTCTACCTACTAGAGGAGAAAAATGAATGCATAATTGCAACAGAG GTATAA
- the LOC121526400 gene encoding glutathione-specific gamma-glutamylcyclotransferase 1-like produces the protein MPLPASFFQHSQANKMKPHDILKEKSSLWIFGYGSLVWKPDFAYKKSKIGYINGYKRRFWHGDDFYRGDKEKPGRVVTLVEDQEACTWGVAYEVTDFQIEESLQYLNMREVVLGGYITEMVEFIPKEKSHAPLLALVYIATSDNPIYLGPASDMEIAAQIAISRGNTGHNIEYLIRLAEFMRLYCPEVEDEHLFSIEAAVLNIFSDCGGIKPSEQITLLLGAV, from the exons ATGCCTTTACCTGCCTCGTTTTTTCAGCACAGCCAAGCTAACAAAATGAAACCTCATGACATCTTGAAAGAGAAAAGCAGCTTGTGGATTTTTGGGTATGGCTCTTTGGTGTGGAAACCTGACTTTGCCTACAAGAAGAGCAAAATCGGATACATCAACGGATACAAAAGACGCTTCTGGCATGGAGACGATTTTTACCGAGGGGACAAGGAAAAG CCAGGCAGAGTGGTCACACTAGTGGAGGATCAGGAG GCTTGCACATGGGGCGTGGCCTATGAAGTGACTGACTTCCAAATAGAAGAGTCTCTTCAGTACCTGAACATGAGGGAGGTGGTCCTGGGAGGTTACATAACCGAGATGGTTGAATTCATCCCCAAGGAGAAGTCTCACGCTCCTCTTTTGGCCCTCGTCTACATCGCTACCTCTGACAACCCCATCTACCTTGGCCCAGCTTCGGACATGGAGATCGCTGCGCAGATCGCCATCAGCAGGGGAAACACGGGCCATAACATTGAATACCTGATCCGCCTGGCGGAGTTCATGAGGCTCTACTGTCCTGAGGTGGAGGATGAGCATCTGTTCTCGATTGAGGCAGctgttttgaacattttcagtgacTGTGGGGGGATCAAACCCTCTGAACAAATAACACTACTGCTAGGGGCAGTATGA